GTCGCGTCTCACCCGTGACGTGATACGCGGCGGCTACTGCTTGTAGCTCGACAGGAAGTTTCCGAATCGCTCGATCGCGACCGCCAGATCACGCGCCCATGGCAGCGTCACGATGCGGAGGTGATCGTGGTCGGGCCAGTTGAAGCCGGTGCCCTGGACCATGAGGATCTTCTCCTGCAGCAACAGGTCCTGAACCAGCTTCTCGTCGTCGTGGATCTCGTAGACGTTCGGATCCAGGCGCGGGAACGCGTAGAGCGCGCCGCGCGGCTTGACGCACGAGACACCGGGAATCATGTTGAGCCGTTCCCAGGCGATGTCGCGCTGCTCGAGCAGGCGGCCACCGGGCAGGACCAGATCCTCGATGCTCTGGTGCCCGCCGAGCGCCACCTGGATGGCGTGCTGGCCGGGGACGTTCGGGCACAGGCGGGTGGACGCGAGCAGGTCGAGGCCTTCGAGGAAGCCGGCCGCGTGGTCCTTGGGTCCGGTGATGGCGACCCAGCCGGAGCGGTAGCCGGCGACCCGGTACGCCTTCGACAGGCCGTTGAACGTGAGGCACAACAGGTCGGGCGCGAGCGAGGCCAGCGAGATGTGCTTGGCGTCGTCGTAGAGGATCTTGTCGTAGATCTCGTCCGCCAGCAGCAGCAGCTGGTGCTTGCGCGCGAGGTCGACGAGCTGCGAGAGCACCTCCGCCGAGTACACGGCACCCGTCGGGTTGTTCGGGTTGATGACCAGCAGCGCCTTGGTCTTGTCGGTGATCTTGGACTCGATGTCCGCGATGTCCGGGTTCCAGTCGTTCTGCTCGTCGCACAGGTAGTGCACCGGGGTGCCGCCCGACAGGCTCGTCATCGCGGTCCACAGCGGGTAGTCCGGCGCGGGGATGAGCACCTCGTCGCCGTCGTCGAGCAGCGCCTGCATCGTCATCGTGATGAGCTCGGAGACGCCGTTGCCGAGGTAGATGTCGTCGACGTCGAGTTCGGGGAACCCGGGCACCAGCTCGTACCGCGTGACGATCGCGCGACGGGCCGACAGGATGCCCTTGGACTCCGAATAGCCCTGCGCATAGGGCAGGGCCGCGATCATGTCGCGCATGATCACATCGGGCGCCTCGAACCCGAACGGGGCGGGATTGCCGATGTTGAGCTTGAGGATCCGATGCCCCTCGGCCTCCAGGCGCGCCGCGTGCGCGTGCACCGGCCCCCGGATCTCGTACAGCACGTTCTGCAGTTTGGTGGACTGCTCGAGAGCGCGCTGCGGCCGATGATGGCGGACGGAATCTGGAGTGCTCACGCAACCATGATTCCACTCGGGCGCAAACGGAAATCGCTCGCCTTGCGGCCGGCGCCCCGGTCGGCGCCCGCCCGGACTGGTATAGGTCCAGCTAGAGCGCCGATTCGGGCGCCCGGCTGGGGTGCCGCGGGCGCCAGGTCGGCGGCGCCGGCTGTGGCGCACGGCGCTCGGCTCAGGAGGCCGACCAGGACCGGCAGCGGAGGTCGCGCACCGCGACCACGGGGCCCGACGGGCGCATCGACCGATACTGCGGATACTTCGCGACCAGCGCATCGACCGCGCGTCGGCCCTCGTCGTCCTCCGGGGAGATCACCTGTGCCGCCCCGTCGACCCGCAGCCACCACAGGCGGGTCCAGTCGTCGTCGTAGTGGTCCACGAGCAGGCTGACGCGGCCCGTCGCGGCGATGTTCGCGAGGCGCCTCAGCCGCCGCGTGGTCTTGGGCTTGTCGTCGACCGCGGTGTAGATCGTGTCGCCGACGACCACGAAGACCACCGGGACCAGGTGCGGATCGCCGTCCGCCGACACCGTCGCCATCCGCGCGACGGGGGCGTCGGCGAATCGCTGCGGCACGCGCGCGTCCATGGGGAAACAGTACGTCGACGAGGGGTGTCCGTGGCTAGGGTGTCCTGCATGACGAACGCTGCTCCAGCCGTCGCACCCTACGGCTCGTGGATCTCGCCGATCACCGCCACCGACCTAGCCGCAAGCGGTCACCCGGTCGAGGGTGCGCGCTTCGTCGCCGGTCAGGCGTGGTGGTCGGAACAGCGCCCCACCGAGGGCGGCCGGACTGCGATCCGGTGCCTCGGCCCGGACGGCGGACCCGTCGACGTCCTGCCGCTGCCGTGGAACGCGCGCACCCGCGTCCACGAGTACGGCGGCGGCGCGTGGACGGTGACCGACGGTGCGGTCCTGGTGTTCGCCGAGTTCAGCGATCAGCGCTTGTATCGGTTCGACGCGTCCGTCGACGCCGCACCCGTTCCGCTCACGCCGATCCCGTTGGCGGCGACTGCGATTCGCTACGCCGACCTCCGCGTCGTCGGGCGCGACGTGTGGTGCGTCCGTGAGCGTCACGCCGGTGTCGAGGTGACCCGCGACATCTGCGTGGTCCCGCTCGACGGTTCGGGCGCCGACGACCCGTCCGCGATCCGCTCGGTGGTCGGCGGCTCCGACTTCCTGGCCTACCCGCGGCTCTCGCCGGACGGGGCCCGGCTCGCATGGATCGCGTGGAACCATCCACAGATGCCCTGGGACGGAACCGAACTGCGGGTCCTCACCCTCGGCACTGGGGCCGTGGAGACGCTGCTCGGTAACCCCGACGAGTCGGTGCTCCAACCCGAGTGGGTCGACTCGTCGACGCTGCACGTGATCAGCGACCGCAGCGGTTGGTGGAACCTCTACCGCGTCTCGGTGGACGACGGTGTCGTGGAACCGATCTGCCCGATCGATGCCGACTTCGGCGCCCCGCTGTGGCAGCTCGGGGCCCGCTGGTACGCCGCGCTCGGCGACGGCACCCTGCTGACCACCCGGACGGTCGGTACCGACACCCTGGCGATCCTCGACCCGGGCACCGGCACGCTGCGCGACGTCGAGCTCGAGGGCATCTCGTCCGTGCAGATCTGCGACGTGGACGGCCGACGGATCCTGTTGCGCTGCGGCGGCGCTCGCGTCGCGTCCGGGTTGCGGACGCTCGACCTCGACACCGGGACGCTCACCGACGTGCGGCTGGCCGTCGACGACCTGCCCGACGTCGCGTACCTCCCCGAGGCGCGGGCCCTCACCTTCGCCGGGCCGCAGCGCGAGGTCCATGCGATCGTCTACCCGCCCCGCAACCCCGACTACCGCGCCCCCGACGGCGAACTCCCGCCGTACATCGCGTTCGTGCACGGCGGGCCGACCGCGCACGTCGCGCCCGCGGTGAACCTCGTGAACGCGTTCTTCACGAGCCGCGGCATCGGTGTCGTCGACGTCAACTACGGCGGCTCCAGTGGATACGGACGCGAGTACCGCAACCGGCTGCGCGGACAGTGGGGCGTGGTCGACGTCGAGGACACCGTCGCCGCCGTGCGTGGTCTCGTCGACGCCGGGCTCGCCGACCCGAATCGTCTTGCCATCGAGGGCGGTTCGGCCGGCGGCTGGACCGTGTTGTCGGCGCTGACGACGTCGGACGTGTTCGCGTGCGGCGTCTCGTACTACGGCGTGGCCGAACTGGTCGAGTTCGTCAAGGAGACACACGATTTCGAATCCCGGTACATCGACGGGCTGATCGGTCCGCTGCCCGAGTCCGCCGACCTGTACGCGCGGCGGGCGCCCGTGAACAACGTCGACGGCCTGTCCTGCCCGGTGCTGCTGCTCCAGGGGTTGTCCGATCCGATCGTCCCGCCGTCGCAGGCGGAGCGGTTCCGCGCCGCCCTCGTGCACAAGCGGATCCCGCACGCCTACCTCGCGTACCAGGGCGAAGCTCACGGATTCCGCCGCGTCGAGACGATCGTCAACGCCCGCGAGGCGGAACTGTCGTTCTACGGGCAGGTCCTGGGATTCGAGACGCCCGGCATCCCGCGGTTGGAGCTGTCGCGGCCGTAGCGGTTGCGTTGGAGTGCACTCCAACGCCTACCGTCGGGACCCATGACGGCAGGGCTGGGAATCGCAGAGGTGTCCGAGGCGACGGGCCTGACACAGGACACACTGCGCTGGTACGAACGCGAGGGGCTCATCCCGCGTGTCGAGCGCGGCAGCGACCGGCGTCGCATCTACGACGACGCCTCGGTGCGCATGATCGAACTCATCGTCCGGCTGCGCCGGACCGGGATGCCCGTCGCCGAGATCCGGTCCTTCCTCGCGATGTACGAAGAGGGGGCCGCGAGTCACGGCCGACGCATGACGATGCTGCGTGAGCACCGCGAACGGGTGCTCGGCCAGCTGGCCCAACTCCGTCAGGATCTCGGCGCGCTCGACGCCAAGATCGAGCACTACCGCGACCTCGTCGAACGCGGACTCGATTGCGAGAACAGGCCGATCGCCGACGAGGCGGTCCGGCTGAGGCAACGGCAGACATGAGGGGAACTGACATGACGACACCGAGCATCGAACTCGGTCACGGACTGCGGGTGAGCACGATCGGCCTGGGCGGCATGGCCCTGAGCCACGTCTACGGACCGACCGACCTGGAGCAGGCGGTGCGGACGCTGCACCACGCGATCGACGTCGGCGTCACCTTCGTCGACACCGCCGACGTCTACGGCACACCGCGCCCGGGCACCGTCGGGCCCGCGGGCACGAACGAAGAACTCGTCGCGCAGGTGCTGCGCACCCGTCGCGGGGAGGTACAGCTGGCCACCAAGTTCGGCATCAGCGGTGTGATCGGCGAAGACGGTGGCGGCACACCGACCCGCGGCGACCGGGACTACGTCCGGTCGGCCTGCGAGGCGTCGCTGCGGCGGCTGGGGACCGACGTGATCGACCTCTACTACATGCACCGGCGGGAGATCGGTCGTCCGATCGAGGAGACCGTCGGGGCGATGGCCGAGCTGGTCCGCGAGGGAAAGGTGCGGCACCTCGGGCTGTCGGAGGTGACCGGTGACGAGCTCCGGGCGGCCGCGGCGGTGCATCCGATCACCGCCGTCCAGAGCGAGTGGAGCCTCTGGTCGCGCGACGTCGAACGGCACGTCGTGCCCGCGGCGATCGAGGTCGGCGCCGGATTCGTCCCCTACTCGCCGCTCGGGCGCGGGTTCCTGACCGGAACACTCACCCGCGAGGCGGTGTCCGGCTCGATCCTCCAGGGACAGCACCGGTTCGATGAGCACTTCGACGCGAACCAGGTGGTCGTGGAGCACGTCCGCGCGGTCGCCGCGGAGGTCGGCGCCACACCGGCGCAGGTCGCCCTCGCCTGGTTGCTCGCGCAGGGCGCGCGCTTGGGTGTGCCGCTCGCACCGATTCCGGGAACCCGTCGCAGCAGTCGAGTCGACGAGAACGCGGCGGCGGCGTCGCTGGAACTGTCGGCGTCCCAACTAGAGCGGCTCGACCGCGTCGCCGACCTGGTCACCGGCGGGCGCAACCTCACCTTCAACGGCCCCTCATGGATCTCCTCGGGACGGGAGTGACGGTCACGCCTGCGGCGTGTGCTCGACGTATCTGCGCGGCGTGGAGGTCCACGTTCGGCATCGTGCCGTCGTCGCGGCGACGTGGGCGTCGTTCGTGCCGGTTCGGAGGCGGGGCGGGGGACATCCGCGGACCTGTCGATCGTTCGAGAACACAGCTGTTTTCTCGAGCTCACACACGTTCTGCATAGCGAATTCGTGTGTGCTGCGGAGAAAGGACGTGTGGCGTCGGGGGAGTGCACAGACGACTGCGCCCCCACCGTGGACGGTGGGGGCGCAGTCGTGTGTTCCTACTTCTTGCGGCCCGGTGCCTTGGCGCCGGACTTGAAGCCCAGCGCGCCAGGCTTGGCCTGCGGCGGAGGCGGCGTCGATGCCGCCTGCTCGGGCGCCGGAGCCTCGGCCGGTGCGGCCTCGGCCTGCGGCTCAGGCTCTGCGGCGGGCACGGCAGCCGGAGCGGCCGGTGCCGGAGCAGCGGCGGCGGCGGCGGGGGCGGCCTTGCGGGCGCCCGGTGCCTTCGCCCCGGTCTTGAAGCCCAGTCCGCCCGGCTTTGCCTGCGGTGCAGGCTTGGCCTCGGCGGTCGGTGCTGCCGGTGCGGCCGGAGCCGCGGGTGCCTCTGCGGCCGGTGCCTCGGCAACCGGAGCGGCGGGTGCCGGTGCGGCAGCCTTGGCGCCGGGAGCCTTCGCGGCACCCTTCATCTGCAGGCCCTTGCCACCCGGAGCCTTCGCTCCGCCCTTCATCGCGAGTCCGCCGGGCTTGGCGGTCGGTGCGGCGGGAGCAGCCGGCGCCTCCGCAGCCGGAGCTGCGGCGGCTTCAGCGGCGGGTGCCGGTGCGGCGGCCTTCGCGCCGGGAGCCTTCGCGGCACCCTTCATCTGCAGGCCCTTGCCACCCGGAGCCTTGGCCCCGCCCTTCATCCCGAGTCCGCCCGGCTTGGCGACCGGAGCGGCCGGTGCCTCGGCAGCGGGGGCAGCAGCCTCGGCGGCCGGTGCGGCGGCCTCGACCTTCGCACCCGGAGCCTTCGCGGCGCCCTTCATTTGCAGGCCCTTGCCGCCCGGAGCCTTCGCGCCGGGGGCCTTGGCCAGGCCCTTCATCTGCAGGCCCTTGCCGGCGGCCGGCGCAGCGGCGGCCGCGACGGGTGCGGCCTCCGCAACCGGAGCGGCCTCGGCCTCGGGCTCGGCGACGGGTGCGGCTGCCGCCGCAGTCTCGGCCACTGCCGGTGCGGCGGCCGGAACCTTCTCGCGCTGCTCGACCTTGAGGTTCGCGGTCAGCTGCGTGGGATCGAGACGCGTGACGGACTCGAGCATCATCTGCGCGACGTCGACGACCTCGACACCCTCGCCCTGGCCCTGCTCCTGACGGGCGGTGACGCCGTCGGTGAGCATGACGCGGCAGAACGGGCAGCCGGTCGCGATCTTCTTCGGCGAGGTCGTGAGGGCCTCGTCGACGCGATCGATGTTGATGCGCTTACCGAGCTGCTCCTCCATCCACATGCGGGCACCACCGGCGCCACAGCACATGGACCGCTCGCCGTGACGCGGCATCTCCTTGAGCTTCGCGCCCGACGCCTCCATCAGTTCACGCGGAGCGTCGTACACCTTGTTGTGACGGCCCAGGTAGCACGGGTCGTGGTAGGTGACGTCCTCGTCGAGCTTGGAGACGGGGACGAGCTTCTTGGCGCGCACCAGGCGGTTGAGCAGCTGCGTGTGGTGGACCACCTCGTAGACGCCGCCGACCTGCGGGTACTCGTTGCCGAGTGCATTGAAGCAGTGCGCACACGTGACGACGATCTTGCGCTTGTTGTCCGGGGTGCCGTCGAACACCGTGTTCAGCAGCTCGATGTTCTGCATCGCGAGCTGCTGGAACAGGAACTCGTTGCCCGCACGGCGAGCCGAGTCGCCGGTGCAGGTCTCCTCGGCGCCGAGGACCATGAACTTCACGCCGGCGGTCGCGAGCAGCTCGGCGACGGCCTTGGTGGTCTTCTTCGCGCGGTCCTCGTAGGCCCCGGCACAGCCGACCCAGAACAGGTACTCGTAGTCCTCGAAGGAATCGGCGTCCTGGCCGTAGACCGGGATCTCGAAGTCCATCTCGTTGATCCAGTTGAGCCGGTCCTTGGAGTTCTGGCCCCAGGGGTTGCCCTTGTTCTCGAGGTTCTTGAACAGACCCGCGAGCTCGGACGGGAACTCCGACTCGATCAACACCTGGTAGCGGCGCATGTCGATGATGTGGTCGACGTGCTCGATGTCCACCGGGCACTGCTCGACGCACGCGCCACACGTGGTGCAGGACCACAGCGTCTCGGGGTCGATGATGCCGCCGAGCTCGCCCTCGACGGACTCGCCGACGAGCGGACGCTCGGCCTCGGCACGGGCCGCTTCGGGAATCGCGGCGAGCTTGTTCTCGAGGACGTTGCCCTCGGCGTCGACCAGGCCGATCTCGTCGCCGCCCATGTCCTTGCGGCCGCCGGCGAGCAGGTAGGGCGCCTTGGCGTAGCCGTGGTCGCGCAGCGACATGATGAGCAGCTTCGGCGACAGCGGCTTGCCGGTGTTCCACGCGGGGCACTGCGACTGGCAGCGGCCGCACTCGGTGCAGGTGGTGAAGTCCAGCCAGCCCTTCCACGAGAAGTCCTCGATCCGGCCGGCACCGAGGGTGTCGGTGTCGGGGTCGACGTTCTCCATGTCGAGGGCACGGCCCTTGGACATCATGGGCTTGGCGGCACCGAGGGCGACGCCGCCGTCGTCCTCACGCTTGAAGTAGATGTTCGGGAACGCCGAGAAGCGGTGCCAGGCGACGCCCCAGGTGATGTTGCGGCCGACCACGAACAGCCAGATCATGCCGGACATCAGCTTGACGAACGCGAAGACCGAGACCATGACCGCGCTGGCCGGCAGCAGCTTGGCGACGTTCATGGTGAAGAAGTCGGTCCACGGGTTGGCGTGCCCGTAGGTGGCGATCTTGCCCGACTTCACCATGATCATGCCCAGGCCCTCGATGAGGACGACGATCTCGACGAAGTACGCGGGGCCGAACTTGGAGCCGCCGAAACGGGACAGCCGTTCGGGAATCCGCGGGTGGTTGAGCTGGCGGATCACGATCAGCGTCAGGATGCCGACGACCGTGCCGATGCCCAGGATCTCGTCCCACAGATGCCAGACCCACGTGTTACCGAACAGCGGCCAGTGGAACTCCGGATTGAAGGTCTGGCCGTAGGCCTCGAACCACAGCAGCGCGCCGCCGAGGAAGCCGATCATCACGAGCCAGTGCGCCCAGCCCACGGTGCGGAACTTCTGCATCCGGGTGTGCGCGATGAACTCGACGATCATCTGCTTGAAGCGCGGGAAGAACGGGCGCCAGCGGTCGGGCGCGGACTGCCCGATCTGCACGGTCTTCGCCATCCGCCAGGCCCCACTGAGGAATGAGGCCCAACAGACAAGGCTCAGCAGTGCGCCGACGGTGCCCAACGTAATCGTCAGGGCATTCATGTCGAAGCCTTTCGTTTCGGGGCAGCACACGTGCCGCCTGTGGGTCAGCCCACAGATCCTAACCGCTCACAAGTTACTAGCCGGTAACCTGGTGCATCTACCAACCGGTAACATAGCGCGAAGCGTCGTTTCCTGCATCTTCGGCTCCCGGTTGCGGCACGGTCGGTGTCGCAAGGGGCTCCGATGCGGGGTCGCGAGGGAGGGCTGAACCTCGCGAGTCGGGTCGTATTCAGTTAACGGTATGCGGTGCTGGTGTGACTGCTGTCGCGTAGGTAGGCCTAACCTGCCCCGGGCGCGGGGATTCATTCTCGAATTGGACATTAGTTCATAAATGCATTTGAAATGAATTGGTGACAATTCCGAGTTCTGCTGCGATATGCTTCGCCCCGAATCGGAGCTTTTGCCGAGATCGTTCGTGCAGGTAGGGGAAGCCTCGGCGCTTCGGATCGCTCGGACAACATTCGGTCGGGGGGCCATTCGTGGCAGTCACAGAACGGAATGACAGCCTTATGAAGCTCACGAAATTCGCCGCTACATCCGCGCTGGTTATCGCCGCAATGGGGGTTGGCGCCGGCACCGCGTACGCAGATCCCGCTCCCTCCGCCGACGCGGTCGGCTACACGGCCCACGTCGACGGGCGTTCGGTTGTCACGGTGCTCGACGCCGGTGGATTCCGGGTCACGTCGGATGGCAAGTTCGTCGAGATTCAGAACGCCGCCGGCACGGTATTGCAGGCGCTGCCGCTGTCGTATCGGCTCGGCGACCGCGAGTTCTCGATCGCGCCGCTCGTCGAGGGGCGCACGCTGACGCTGACGCCCGAGACCGGCCCCGCCAAGGCGAAGCCGGCGGACGTGGCGCAGCCCTTCATAGGGCCGACGAACATCGCCGCACTGGGGGACAACCTCGCGGTTTTCGACAAGTTGGCCGAAGGTCTCACCAGTGCGGTCACCGTGGGCAGCCTGATCGGAACGCTCGTCGGCGCCGTCATCGGGTGTGTGGCCGCCGGCTCGACCATTGCGGCGTGCCCGGCCGCGATTGCAACCGGTGCCGGTGTGGGTGGCGTCGTCGGCACGATCGTCGCCGGCGTTCCCGTCCTCGCCTACAACGGGTGGCAGGTGTACCAGACACTCAACGCCGCGCCGGCGGCACCGGCGCCCGCCGACGGATGAGCTGACAGTCCCCGGACGGAGAACGGGCCCGCTTCCTCGAGGAAGCGGGCCCGTTCTCGTTATCGGATCGGTTTACGATGTCCGGAGCTTCAGTCCGGGGTTCTGCCGCAGGATCGTGTTGATCGGGGTGGCGAACAGTTCCGGGGCACTGCCCGTGACGGACCCGACGAAGTTCGCAACGGAGCACGCGCCCATGTCGCCGACGTTCGATGCGCTCGAGATGCCGAGGGCGAGGGTGCCGGTGACGATGGTGCCGCCGCTGTCACCCTGCAGCGCGCACAGGTTGGTGGCGAAGCCGTCGTTGAGCACCCGCTGGCCGACGGGAACGGTCTGGTTGGTGGCGGTCACGACGCCGCAGTTGAAGCCCGAGGTGTTGCCGGCCTTGCACACGGGCGCACCGACGACGGGGTCGGCGGTGCCGGTGATGCCGAGCGGTGCGGCGCCCGGGACCCGGACACCGTTGTTCGCGAAGCGCGGGCCGGCTTCCGGTGTGGGCCGGATGATCGAGTAGTCGTACCCGTCGAGACTGGTCTTCTCGAAGGTACCGATCATCGGTCCGGACAGCTCGCCCACCATGGCGTACGCCTTGGAGGCGTTCTCGGTGCCGGCGAAGGTTCGGTTGGGGTCGCAGTGGCCCGCGCTGATGTTGACCGGTGCGCCGTTGCCGTCGGTTGCGTTGAACCCGAGCGAGCAGCGCAGGCCCATCCCGCCACCGACCGCGGCGTACGGGTCGCCACCGAGGAAGGCGTCGGCCGCGTAGTACGCGGACTCGGGGCCCTGGGCCACGGGCTGCAGCGGTGCGAGAGCGGGGCCGAGCACGAGGCGGGCGGCGCCCTGGAGGAACGGCGGCAGCAGGTCGAGCAGGTCGCCCGCGGTGTCGTCGGCCCGCAGGATCACGTTGTTGGTGGTGATGTCGATGGCGACGCCCCGCACGAGCTTCCCGATCTCCGGGGGCAGGGTGCCGATCCAGTCGCTCAGTGCGGTGCGGGCGGATTCGAGCTGGCTCTGACTCCGCTCGACATCCTTGCCCGTGAACCCGGCCTTCTCGACGGCTGCCCGGGCTGCGTCACGGTCCTTCCCTGCGAGTCCGACGATCGGCGTTCCCGACTGGTCGATCCACGCGCCCGCGAAAGTGTCGGGGAACTGGACGCGCGCGATCTCCGCGAACTCCGCCAGTTTCTGGCCCAGCTCCGACCGCTCCAGGTACTGGTCGGGCGAGAGCTGCAGATCACGCTGCAGCGCTTCGACGAGCTCGATCGGCAGATGTGCCGCCTGGTCGGAGACTCCCGACGGGGGTACTACGGGTTCGGCCTGCGCGACTGCCGTCAGGGGGCCGAGGAGCAGGAGCGCGGTAGAGCCGAACACCGCGGCACGACGTGCGAGCGAGCTTCGCATGAGGGCCTTTCTATTGTCCGCCCTGCGCCCGTGGACCCCGAGGCGCGCAGAGAGGAGCACCCGGCGTATGCGGGTGCTCCGAGTCGCGTTCGACTATATGGGTTCGGTACCCCGATGCCCACCCGTTATGCGTAAATCCCCGTGAACGATTCGTCAGGCGCCAGCGGCGCCGGTGCGCACGGAAAGACCCGCGCCCAGGCCGCCTCCGGAGGACGCATCCGCCGCACCCAGGATGTTCCGGATCGGAATGCCGAGGTTGGACGTTCCACCGTCGAGCGCGAGAACCACGTTGGCCTCGGCGCAGCTGGGCGCGTCGCTGCTGTTGGAGCCGCTGGTGATGCCGAGCGCCAGCGTGCCCGTGACGATCGCGCCTCCGCTGTCGCCCGCGAGAGTGCATGCCGTTCCGGCGAATCCACGCACCGTGTGGCTGGCACCGTCGAACGTCATGAGCTGGGCCTCGACGCGGTCGGCGGACACGACGCCGCACGTGAACGACGACGTCTGTCCGGACTTGCAGATCGGGGCTCCGACGACGGGAACGGCGGTGCCGGTGACAGTGAGGGTGCTGCCGCCTGCGCCTCGGATCACCGGGCGGTCGAGTCCGACACGCAGACCCGCGTCGTTGAGACGGATCAGCGAGTAGTCGATGGTGTCGTCGCCGCCGACCTCCGAGCGAGCGAACGTGCCCACTTCGAGGCTGTCGCCGAGGTTCGCGCGGTTCGGCAGGTACACGCCCGCGTTCGTGCCCTGGGCGG
This genomic stretch from Prescottella soli harbors:
- a CDS encoding pyridoxal phosphate-dependent aminotransferase — its product is MSTPDSVRHHRPQRALEQSTKLQNVLYEIRGPVHAHAARLEAEGHRILKLNIGNPAPFGFEAPDVIMRDMIAALPYAQGYSESKGILSARRAIVTRYELVPGFPELDVDDIYLGNGVSELITMTMQALLDDGDEVLIPAPDYPLWTAMTSLSGGTPVHYLCDEQNDWNPDIADIESKITDKTKALLVINPNNPTGAVYSAEVLSQLVDLARKHQLLLLADEIYDKILYDDAKHISLASLAPDLLCLTFNGLSKAYRVAGYRSGWVAITGPKDHAAGFLEGLDLLASTRLCPNVPGQHAIQVALGGHQSIEDLVLPGGRLLEQRDIAWERLNMIPGVSCVKPRGALYAFPRLDPNVYEIHDDEKLVQDLLLQEKILMVQGTGFNWPDHDHLRIVTLPWARDLAVAIERFGNFLSSYKQ
- a CDS encoding TIGR03668 family PPOX class F420-dependent oxidoreductase, producing MDARVPQRFADAPVARMATVSADGDPHLVPVVFVVVGDTIYTAVDDKPKTTRRLRRLANIAATGRVSLLVDHYDDDWTRLWWLRVDGAAQVISPEDDEGRRAVDALVAKYPQYRSMRPSGPVVAVRDLRCRSWSAS
- a CDS encoding prolyl oligopeptidase family serine peptidase: MTNAAPAVAPYGSWISPITATDLAASGHPVEGARFVAGQAWWSEQRPTEGGRTAIRCLGPDGGPVDVLPLPWNARTRVHEYGGGAWTVTDGAVLVFAEFSDQRLYRFDASVDAAPVPLTPIPLAATAIRYADLRVVGRDVWCVRERHAGVEVTRDICVVPLDGSGADDPSAIRSVVGGSDFLAYPRLSPDGARLAWIAWNHPQMPWDGTELRVLTLGTGAVETLLGNPDESVLQPEWVDSSTLHVISDRSGWWNLYRVSVDDGVVEPICPIDADFGAPLWQLGARWYAALGDGTLLTTRTVGTDTLAILDPGTGTLRDVELEGISSVQICDVDGRRILLRCGGARVASGLRTLDLDTGTLTDVRLAVDDLPDVAYLPEARALTFAGPQREVHAIVYPPRNPDYRAPDGELPPYIAFVHGGPTAHVAPAVNLVNAFFTSRGIGVVDVNYGGSSGYGREYRNRLRGQWGVVDVEDTVAAVRGLVDAGLADPNRLAIEGGSAGGWTVLSALTTSDVFACGVSYYGVAELVEFVKETHDFESRYIDGLIGPLPESADLYARRAPVNNVDGLSCPVLLLQGLSDPIVPPSQAERFRAALVHKRIPHAYLAYQGEAHGFRRVETIVNAREAELSFYGQVLGFETPGIPRLELSRP
- a CDS encoding MerR family transcriptional regulator, coding for MTAGLGIAEVSEATGLTQDTLRWYEREGLIPRVERGSDRRRIYDDASVRMIELIVRLRRTGMPVAEIRSFLAMYEEGAASHGRRMTMLREHRERVLGQLAQLRQDLGALDAKIEHYRDLVERGLDCENRPIADEAVRLRQRQT
- a CDS encoding aldo/keto reductase; amino-acid sequence: MTTPSIELGHGLRVSTIGLGGMALSHVYGPTDLEQAVRTLHHAIDVGVTFVDTADVYGTPRPGTVGPAGTNEELVAQVLRTRRGEVQLATKFGISGVIGEDGGGTPTRGDRDYVRSACEASLRRLGTDVIDLYYMHRREIGRPIEETVGAMAELVREGKVRHLGLSEVTGDELRAAAAVHPITAVQSEWSLWSRDVERHVVPAAIEVGAGFVPYSPLGRGFLTGTLTREAVSGSILQGQHRFDEHFDANQVVVEHVRAVAAEVGATPAQVALAWLLAQGARLGVPLAPIPGTRRSSRVDENAAAASLELSASQLERLDRVADLVTGGRNLTFNGPSWISSGRE
- a CDS encoding (Fe-S)-binding protein, giving the protein MNALTITLGTVGALLSLVCWASFLSGAWRMAKTVQIGQSAPDRWRPFFPRFKQMIVEFIAHTRMQKFRTVGWAHWLVMIGFLGGALLWFEAYGQTFNPEFHWPLFGNTWVWHLWDEILGIGTVVGILTLIVIRQLNHPRIPERLSRFGGSKFGPAYFVEIVVLIEGLGMIMVKSGKIATYGHANPWTDFFTMNVAKLLPASAVMVSVFAFVKLMSGMIWLFVVGRNITWGVAWHRFSAFPNIYFKREDDGGVALGAAKPMMSKGRALDMENVDPDTDTLGAGRIEDFSWKGWLDFTTCTECGRCQSQCPAWNTGKPLSPKLLIMSLRDHGYAKAPYLLAGGRKDMGGDEIGLVDAEGNVLENKLAAIPEAARAEAERPLVGESVEGELGGIIDPETLWSCTTCGACVEQCPVDIEHVDHIIDMRRYQVLIESEFPSELAGLFKNLENKGNPWGQNSKDRLNWINEMDFEIPVYGQDADSFEDYEYLFWVGCAGAYEDRAKKTTKAVAELLATAGVKFMVLGAEETCTGDSARRAGNEFLFQQLAMQNIELLNTVFDGTPDNKRKIVVTCAHCFNALGNEYPQVGGVYEVVHHTQLLNRLVRAKKLVPVSKLDEDVTYHDPCYLGRHNKVYDAPRELMEASGAKLKEMPRHGERSMCCGAGGARMWMEEQLGKRINIDRVDEALTTSPKKIATGCPFCRVMLTDGVTARQEQGQGEGVEVVDVAQMMLESVTRLDPTQLTANLKVEQREKVPAAAPAVAETAAAAAPVAEPEAEAAPVAEAAPVAAAAAPAAGKGLQMKGLAKAPGAKAPGGKGLQMKGAAKAPGAKVEAAAPAAEAAAPAAEAPAAPVAKPGGLGMKGGAKAPGGKGLQMKGAAKAPGAKAAAPAPAAEAAAAPAAEAPAAPAAPTAKPGGLAMKGGAKAPGGKGLQMKGAAKAPGAKAAAPAPAAPVAEAPAAEAPAAPAAPAAPTAEAKPAPQAKPGGLGFKTGAKAPGARKAAPAAAAAAPAPAAPAAVPAAEPEPQAEAAPAEAPAPEQAASTPPPPQAKPGALGFKSGAKAPGRKK
- a CDS encoding S1 family peptidase is translated as MRSSLARRAAVFGSTALLLLGPLTAVAQAEPVVPPSGVSDQAAHLPIELVEALQRDLQLSPDQYLERSELGQKLAEFAEIARVQFPDTFAGAWIDQSGTPIVGLAGKDRDAARAAVEKAGFTGKDVERSQSQLESARTALSDWIGTLPPEIGKLVRGVAIDITTNNVILRADDTAGDLLDLLPPFLQGAARLVLGPALAPLQPVAQGPESAYYAADAFLGGDPYAAVGGGMGLRCSLGFNATDGNGAPVNISAGHCDPNRTFAGTENASKAYAMVGELSGPMIGTFEKTSLDGYDYSIIRPTPEAGPRFANNGVRVPGAAPLGITGTADPVVGAPVCKAGNTSGFNCGVVTATNQTVPVGQRVLNDGFATNLCALQGDSGGTIVTGTLALGISSASNVGDMGACSVANFVGSVTGSAPELFATPINTILRQNPGLKLRTS